The proteins below come from a single Garra rufa chromosome 25, GarRuf1.0, whole genome shotgun sequence genomic window:
- the LOC141301813 gene encoding probable D-lactate dehydrogenase, mitochondrial isoform X2 — translation MTLFRRALRCTSPRLPFICGSCRTYSAQTGAVERVISSFRSVSGDEGVSVGLAVREQHGRDESVHSCRPPDVVVFPRSVEEVSALAKICHHHQLPIIPFGTGTGLEGGVGALKGGVCFSLRKMEQVLDLHEEDFDVTVEPGVTRKSLNSYLRDTGLWFPVDPGADASLCGMAATSASGTNAVRYGTMRENVLNLEVVLADGTILHTAGKGRRPRKTSAGYNLTNLFVGSEGTLGIITKATLRLYGIPESMVSAVCSFPSVQSAVDSTVQILQAGVPIARIEFLDDVMINACNRFNNLSYAVTPTLFLEFHGSSKSMEEQVSITEEIAKDNGGSDFAWAEDEETRSRLWKARHDAWYAALALRPGCKAYSTDVCVPISRLPQIIVETKEDLISNNITGPIAGHVGDGNFHCLIVLDPSDPDEVQRVHSFTERLARLLNMFFQTASHTEVFWGNNPDLLIPSILTHQDG, via the exons ATGACCTTGTTCAGACGAGCCCTGCGCTGTACTTCCCCACGGCTGCCGTTTATTTGCGGAAGCTGCAGGACATATTCTGCTCAA ACTGGAGCCGTCGAGCGGGTCATTTCATCGTTTCGCTCTGTGAGTGGAGATGAAGGCGTGTCTGTGGGCTTAGCTGTCAGAGAACAGCATGGCAGAGACGAGTCTGTGCACAG TTGCCGGCCACCAGATGTGGTGGTGTTTCCTCGGTCTGTAGAGGAGGTCAGTGCCCTTGCCAAAATTTGCCACCACCACCAATTACCCATCATCCCATTTGGCACAGGGACGGGTCTGGAGGGAGGTGTTGGTGCTCTGAAG GGTGGAGTGTGTTTCAGTCTGAGAAAGATGGAACAGGTCCTTGATCTTCATGAAGAAGATTTTGATGTGACGGTGGAGCCAGGTGTGACACGCAAAAGCCTGAACTCATATCTGCGTGACACTGGCCTTTGGTTTCCTGTCG ATCCAGGTGCTGACGCGTCTCTCTGCGGCATGGCTGCAACTAGCGCATCGGGCACCAACGCAGTCCGCTATGGCACGATGCGCGAGAACGTTCTGAACCTGGAAGTGGTTCTAGCAGATGGAACGATCCTCCACACAGCAGGGAAGGGGCGTCGTCCAAG AAAGACATCTGCTGGTTACAACCTGACAAACCTTTTTGTGGGCTCGGAGGGAACTTTGGGTATCATCACCAAAGCCACGCTTCGGTTGTACGGTATTCCTGAAAGTATGGTGTCTGCTGTCTGCTCCTTTCCATCCGTCCAGTCAGCGGTGGACAGCACTGTTCAGATCCTGCAAGCTGGAGTACCTATCGCCCGCATCG AGTTCTTGGACGACGTGATGATAAACGCGTGCAATCGCTTTAACAACCTGTCCTATGCGGTCACTCCCACCCTCTTTCTGGAGTTCCACGGGAGCTCCAAAAGCATGGAGGAGCAGGTGTCCATCACCG AGGAGATTGCAAAAGATAACGGAGGCTCAGACTTCGCCTGGGCAGAAGATGAGGAGACCCGCAGCCGACTGTGGAAAGCCCGTCATGATGCGTGGTACGCTGCCCTGGCCCTGAGGCCTGGATGTAAG GCATATTCTACAGATGTCTGTGTGCCAATCTCGCGACTGCCTCAGATTATAGTGGAGACAAAGGAAGATTTAATCAGCAACAACATTACTG GTCCTATTGCAGGTCATGTGGGTGATGGAAACTTCCATTGTTTAATAGTACTGGATCCCAGTGACCCAGATGAAGTGCAGAGGGTTCACTCCTTCACTGAGAGACTAGCCAG GTTGCTAAATATGTTCTTCCAGACTGCGAGCCACACTGAGGTCTTTTGGGGCAACAATCCAGATCTACTGATTCCAAGCATCTTAACTCATCAAGATGGCTAG
- the LOC141301813 gene encoding probable D-lactate dehydrogenase, mitochondrial isoform X1 has translation MTLFRRALRCTSPRLPFICGSCRTYSAQTGAVERVISSFRSVSGDEGVSVGLAVREQHGRDESVHSCRPPDVVVFPRSVEEVSALAKICHHHQLPIIPFGTGTGLEGGVGALKGGVCFSLRKMEQVLDLHEEDFDVTVEPGVTRKSLNSYLRDTGLWFPVDPGADASLCGMAATSASGTNAVRYGTMRENVLNLEVVLADGTILHTAGKGRRPRKTSAGYNLTNLFVGSEGTLGIITKATLRLYGIPESMVSAVCSFPSVQSAVDSTVQILQAGVPIARIEFLDDVMINACNRFNNLSYAVTPTLFLEFHGSSKSMEEQVSITEEIAKDNGGSDFAWAEDEETRSRLWKARHDAWYAALALRPGCKAYSTDVCVPISRLPQIIVETKEDLISNNITGPIAGHVGDGNFHCLIVLDPSDPDEVQRVHSFTERLARRALAMDGTCTGEHGIGLGKRDLLKEEVGPLAIEVMQGLKATLDPKNLMNPGKVL, from the exons ATGACCTTGTTCAGACGAGCCCTGCGCTGTACTTCCCCACGGCTGCCGTTTATTTGCGGAAGCTGCAGGACATATTCTGCTCAA ACTGGAGCCGTCGAGCGGGTCATTTCATCGTTTCGCTCTGTGAGTGGAGATGAAGGCGTGTCTGTGGGCTTAGCTGTCAGAGAACAGCATGGCAGAGACGAGTCTGTGCACAG TTGCCGGCCACCAGATGTGGTGGTGTTTCCTCGGTCTGTAGAGGAGGTCAGTGCCCTTGCCAAAATTTGCCACCACCACCAATTACCCATCATCCCATTTGGCACAGGGACGGGTCTGGAGGGAGGTGTTGGTGCTCTGAAG GGTGGAGTGTGTTTCAGTCTGAGAAAGATGGAACAGGTCCTTGATCTTCATGAAGAAGATTTTGATGTGACGGTGGAGCCAGGTGTGACACGCAAAAGCCTGAACTCATATCTGCGTGACACTGGCCTTTGGTTTCCTGTCG ATCCAGGTGCTGACGCGTCTCTCTGCGGCATGGCTGCAACTAGCGCATCGGGCACCAACGCAGTCCGCTATGGCACGATGCGCGAGAACGTTCTGAACCTGGAAGTGGTTCTAGCAGATGGAACGATCCTCCACACAGCAGGGAAGGGGCGTCGTCCAAG AAAGACATCTGCTGGTTACAACCTGACAAACCTTTTTGTGGGCTCGGAGGGAACTTTGGGTATCATCACCAAAGCCACGCTTCGGTTGTACGGTATTCCTGAAAGTATGGTGTCTGCTGTCTGCTCCTTTCCATCCGTCCAGTCAGCGGTGGACAGCACTGTTCAGATCCTGCAAGCTGGAGTACCTATCGCCCGCATCG AGTTCTTGGACGACGTGATGATAAACGCGTGCAATCGCTTTAACAACCTGTCCTATGCGGTCACTCCCACCCTCTTTCTGGAGTTCCACGGGAGCTCCAAAAGCATGGAGGAGCAGGTGTCCATCACCG AGGAGATTGCAAAAGATAACGGAGGCTCAGACTTCGCCTGGGCAGAAGATGAGGAGACCCGCAGCCGACTGTGGAAAGCCCGTCATGATGCGTGGTACGCTGCCCTGGCCCTGAGGCCTGGATGTAAG GCATATTCTACAGATGTCTGTGTGCCAATCTCGCGACTGCCTCAGATTATAGTGGAGACAAAGGAAGATTTAATCAGCAACAACATTACTG GTCCTATTGCAGGTCATGTGGGTGATGGAAACTTCCATTGTTTAATAGTACTGGATCCCAGTGACCCAGATGAAGTGCAGAGGGTTCACTCCTTCACTGAGAGACTAGCCAG GAGGGCACTGGCGATGGATGGAACTTGTACCGGTGAACACGGGATTGGTCTGGGAAAGAGGGACCTGCTAAAAGAAGAGGTTGGTCCATTGGCCATAGAGGTCATGCAGGGTCTCAAGGCCACCCTGGATCCCAAAAACCTCATGAATCCTGGAAAGGTGTTATAA